A genomic region of Papaver somniferum cultivar HN1 chromosome 7, ASM357369v1, whole genome shotgun sequence contains the following coding sequences:
- the LOC113294952 gene encoding uncharacterized protein LOC113294952, with product MFEDLKYGICPQVCFMINGHQYTHGYYLTDGIYPKWSTLVQCYRHPPAGALGRSYRHFNTAKIAARKDVDRAFGILKWKFAIICGPYRGLSPREIHKTMLICIILYNMVIQETRRDSEWTEIQPQRGVPARNYAQMTNYIQNQNFYDSLRDDLRVNLWAEHGRQ from the coding sequence atgtttgaagatttgaagtatgGAATTTGTCCCCAAGTATGTTTCATGATCAACGGCCATCAGTACACTCATGGGTATTATCTTACGGATGGTATCTACCCAAAATGGTCCACCTTGGTTCAATGCTACCGTCATCCTCCTGCCGGTGCATTGGGACGTTCATACCGACATTTTAACACCGCCAAAATTGCAGCGAGGAAGGATGTGGATCgtgcttttggaattttgaagtgGAAGTTCGCTATCATATGTGGGCCATATCGTGGGTTGAGTCCTCGTGAAATTCACAAGACTATGCTCATTTGCATAATTCTTTATAACATGGTCATTCAGGAAACCCGTCGTGATTCGGAGTGGACGGAGATTCAACCACAAAGAGGCGTCCCTGCAAGAAATTATGctcaaatgactaattacattcagaacCAGAATTTTTATGACAGTTTAAGAGATGATCTGAGAGTGAATCTTTGGGCAGAGCATGGAAGACAGTGa